The following DNA comes from Mesorhizobium sp. B2-1-8.
AACGGCCATTGGCCTCATAAAAGCGGTCGAAATTGGAGTAGGCGGCATTGTCGATGACGATCGGGCCGCTCGGTCCCTGCTGAAAACTCGCTTCGATGAAGTCGAGCAATGCGGCAAAATGGTCCTTGTCCACGTCGAAGCCGGCGACATCGGGATGCGGCTCGGAGATATCGCCGGCCACGTCGACATGCATCACCGAAGCGTCGAGTGTCAGAGCCTTGAATACGGGCAGCGCCTTCACTTGCGACCATGTCGGCGTTTCAAGGTAGAAGGCGCGCCCACCCCAGCCGAAGACAAGGTAGTGCACTTCGGGTGCGTCCGAAGGCAAGCCGGCATAGGCCAGGAAACGGAAGCGCCGGCGCACCTCGTCGTCCACCGGAATGGCGATGTCGGTGTGGATCGCGTTCTTTAGTACCAATATGCGCCGCGTGCCCTCACCCGCGGCGGCCGCCGGCCAGAGCGGCCGCGGCACCAGCGTGCCGAGCGCCACGGCGAGCACCACTGCTGCAACCAGCATGACCAGGAAACGCAGGAGTTTTTTCATCGGTGCGGCTTCGCGGTTTCGTCGCGGCTCAATGAAGGCGACCATTATCCGATCGGCCAGACGCAAAAAACCCGGCCGTGGCACGGCCGGGCTTTCTCGAATCGGCGCCAGTCCGCTCAGTGCAGGATCTGCGACAGGAACAGTTTCGTGCGCTCATGGCGCGGATGATCGAAGAACTCAGCCGGCGTGTTCTGCTCGACGATCTGGCCCTGATCCATGAAGATCACCCGGTTGGCGACTTTCCGCGCAAAGCCCATCTCGTGGGTGACGCACAGCATGGTCATGCCTTCCTCGGCGAGGCCCACCATGGTCTCCAGCACTTCCTTGATCATTTCGGGATCGAGTGCCGAGGTCGGCTCGTCGAACAGCATGATGCGCGGGTTCATGCACAGCGAGCGGGCGATAGCCACGCGCTGCTGCTGACCGCCGGAAAGCTGGCCCGGATATTTGTTGGCCTGCTCGGGGATCTTGACGCGCTTGAGGAAATGCATGGCGATTTCCTCGGCCTGTTTTTTCGGCGTCTTGCGCACCCAGATCGGCGCCAGCGTGCAGTTCTCCAAGATGGTCAGATGCGGGAACAGGTTGAAGTGCTGGAACACCATGCCGACCTCGCGGCGCACCTCGTCGATCTTCTTCAGATCGTTGGTCAGTTCCTTGCCGTCGACGATGATCTTGCCCTTCTGGTGCTCTTCCAGCCGGTTGATGCAGCGGATCATGGTCGACTTGCCGGAGCCGGACGGTCCGCAGATGACGATGCGCTCGCCGCGCATCACCTTCAGATTGATGTCCTTGAGCACATGGAACTCGCCATACCATTTGTGCATGGCGACGATGTCGATGGCGACATCGGTGGTGGAAATATGCATCTTGGCGGCGTCGACCTTGATCTCTTCCGCGCCGACGGCGTTTTCGGTGGCCATGGCTGGGGTCCCCTTGCTTTTTTGTTTAGCGTTTGTAGCCGGTGTCGAGCCGGCGTTCCGTGTACATTGAATAGCGCGACATGCCGAAGCAGAACAGCCAGAAGATGAAGGCCGCGAAGACCAGGCCGGATTTCGCGGTCTGCGCCGTCGCCCAATTGGCATCGGAGAAGTTCTGCTTGACGATGCCGAGCAGGTCGAACATCGAGATGATGAGAACCAGGCTGGTGTCCTTGAACATGCCGATGAAAGTGTTGACGATGCCGGGGATGACCAGCTTCAGCGCCTGCGGCAGCACGATCAGCCCCATCTTCTGCCAGTAGCCGAGGCCGAGCGAATCGGCGCCTTCATACTGGCCCTTCGGGATCGCCTGAAGGCCGCCGCGCACGACTTCGGCCATGTAGGCGGCCGCGAAAAGCGACACGCCGATGAGCGCCCTCAGATACTTGTCGAAGGTGACGCCGGCCGGCAGGAACAGCGGCAGCATGACGCTGACGAAAAACAGGACGGTAATCAGAGGTATGCCGCGTACGGCTTCGATGAAGATGATGCACAGCATCTTGACGATCGGCATCTTGGAGCGCCGCCCGAGCGCCAGCACGGTGCCCAGCGGCAATGACACGGCGATACCGACGAAGGACAGGCTCAGCGTGATCAGCAGACCGCCCCAGCGGGAGGTTTCGACATGCGGCAGGCCGAACATGCCGCCAACCAGAAGGAAGAAGGCAACGATCGGCAGCACCAGGAAGAGCAGGATCGCGTTCAGCCCCTTGCGCGGTACACGCGGTATCAGCATCGGCACCAGCAGTGCCGCGAACAGGATGGCGACCAGTATCGGCCGCCAGCGCTCCTCAATCGGATAGGTGCCGAACATGAACTGACCGAATTTGGCATTGACGAAAGCCCAGCAGGCGCCGCTCCAGCCGTCGGGCTGAATGCCGCCTTGCGCGACGGTCGCGCAGACCGTGCGGTCCGGCCCGGTCCACTGGGCGGAGAGGAAGGCCCAGTTGATGACCTGCGGCAGAATCATTGCCACGATGACAACGCCGAGGATCGTCAGGATGGTGTCCCCGGTGGTCGCGATTAGATTCTTGCGCACCCAGGCGACCGGCCCTCGTTCGCTCGTCGGCGCCCGCTCGGCCAACGCCATCTCGGTGCGCACCCAGGCCAGATCGTGTTCCTGCATGGCCTTACCTTTCCACCAGCGCCATTCTGGCGTTGACCACGTTCATGACCGCCGAGGTCACCAGGCTGAGTATGAGGTAGGCGACCATCATGATCAGCACGCCCTCGACCGCCTGTCCGGTCTGGTTCAGAACCGTGCCGGCGGTCGCTGTCAGGTCCGGATAGCCTATTGCGATCGCCAGCGACGAGTTCTTGGTCAGGTTGAGATATTGGCTGGTCAGCGGGGGGATGACGATGCGCATGGCCTGCGGCACCACGACCAGCCGCAGGACTGACCCGGACCGTAGGCCAAGTGCGGCGGCCGCCTCGGTCTGGCCCTTGCTGACGCCCCTGATGCCGGCACGCACGATCTCGGCGATAAACGCCGCCGTATAACAGGACAGAGCCAGATAGAGCGAAAGGAATTCCGGCTTGACCTGAAAACCGCCGGTCAGGTTGAACGTCGATTGTTTCGGAAAATCGAAGGTCACCGGAAAGCCGCTGAGCGCATAAGCGAGCAGTGGCAGGCCGACGATCAATCCCACGGAGGTCCAGAACACCGGAAATTGCTGGCCGGTCGTCAACTGCCGTTGACGTGCCCTGTGGGCAACGAACCACGCCATGGCGAGCGCGACGACGAGCGCAACCAGGATCAGCCAGGAGCCGTCGCCCCAGATCGCGCTCGGAAAATAGAAGCCGCGCTGGTTGAGGAAGGAGCCGAAGGGCAGATGATAGGAGTCGCGCGGCGCGGGCAGCACGGCGAGCACGCCCGAATACCAGAAAAAAATGACCAGCAGCGGCGGGATGTTGCGGAAGATCTCGACATAGACCGTGCAGATCTTCTGGATCAGCCAGTTATGCGACAGCCGGCCAATCCCAACGACAAAGCCGATGATGGTGGCGGTGATGATGCCGACGACCGCGACGATGATGGTGTTGATGAGGCCGACGATGATCGCGCGGCCATATGTCGAGTCCGACGTGTAGGCAATGGGCGTCTGGCTGATATCAAAGCCCGCGCGACCCTTCAGGAAGCCGAAGCCGGACGCAATGTGCAGGCGCTGCAGATTATCGATGACGTTGTTTACGACCCACCAGATGGAGCCGAACAGAAGGATAACCACAAGCGTCTGAAACAAGAGGCTGCGTATTCTCGGGTCATTGATGAAGGAGCCGCGGTTCGGCTCTTCGCTCAGAATTTCCTGCGAAGCCATGGACCATCCCCTGGAAAGAGAAACCGGGAGGCAAACGATTTGCCTCCCGGATCACGTTTCGATCAGCGGATCGGCGGACCATATTGCAGGCCGCCCTTGGTCCACAGCGCGTTGATGCCTCGCGCGATCTTGAGCGGGCTGCCGGAGCCGACATTGCGCTCGAACATTTCGCCGTAGTTGCCGACGGCCTTGATGATATTGACGACCCAGTCGTTGGAGAGGCCAAGATCAGACCCGTACTTGCCGTCGGGCTCGGTGCCCAGCATGCGCTGGATGTTCGGGTCGTTCGAGGTCTTCATCTCGTCGACGTTCGCCTGGGTGACGCCGGCCTCCTCGGCGTTGAGCAGCGCGAAGTACGTCCACCGTACGACATGGGCCCACTGGTCATCGCCCTGGCGCACGGCCGGGCCGAGCGGCTCCTTGGAGATGATCTCGGGCAGCACGACATGATCTGCTGGCGAAGCCAGCGTCAGGCGAATGCCGTAGAGGCCGGACTGGTCGGTGGTGTAGACGTCGCAACGGCCGGAGTCATAGGCTGCGTTCACTTCTTCGAGCTTCTCGAAGACGACGGGGTTGTACTCCATCTTGTTCTTCTTGAAGTAGTCGGCGAGGTTGAGTTCGGTCGTCGTGCCGCTCTGCACGCAGACGGCGGCGCCTGAAAGCTGCAGCGCGGAGTTCACGCCCGGCAGCTTCTTGGCGTTGATCATGAAGCCCTGGCCGTCATAGTAGGTGACGCCGACGAAATCCAAGCCGAGCGCGCTGTCGCGGTTACTGGTCCAGGTGGTGTTGCGCGACAGGAGATCGATCTCGCCGGACTGCAGCGCGGTGAAGCGCTCCTTGGCGCTGAGCGGCGTAAACTTGACCTTGGAGCCGTCGCCGAAGACCGCGGCCGCCACGGCGCGGCAGAAATCCGCGTCCAAGCCTTTCCAGTCGCCCTTGTCGTCCGGCGCGGAGAAGCCGGCTAGACCGGTCGAGACGCCGCACTGGATGAAGCCCTTCGCCTTGACGGTGTCTAGCGTGCCGGCCGACGCGGCCGACGCCATCAATCCGAGCGTGGCGGCGCCAAGAATGCCGATAGCAATATGTTTCATGACCCACAGACCCTTTTCTGTTTTTTCAGGCAAACCCTGATCTTTTTTCCCTTGTGAACGCAGCTCCCAGCCCGGCCCATTCCCGAAACCCCGCATCGCAAACCGACGCACCGCCTCCCATTCACGAACAGCATCGAAGGCGATAATTCCCGTGAGGTCAAGGAAAATGACCGAATTCCAACGGGTTTGAAAATCGATTGCCTGAAATGCCTGAATTGCAGACAGATGCGCCCGCGATTTAGTCAAAAGCGCGAATTAACTCGGCAAAGCTCATTTGACGCAGATGTGAGCCGGCGCCGCGAATCCATGCCGGTTACAATAGCTGGCTACAGTAGTCGACCGGCGGCGAGCGAGCTTCCGACAAGTACTGCCGCATGCGCATGGCCAGATTCAGGATCAACTCCGGCGATGTCTTCCGGACCCGGGAATTGGCATATCCGAAGTCCATTCCTGGCGGACAGCGGGCTGTTGCACGGCCCACGACGCCGCACTATGGCTAGCGCCTTATCAAACAAGGCGACCAAGAATGGCGAAAGACGGCAGCGAGCAGGGTTCCCGAAAGATGGGCATCAACACGCGGCTTGCCCATTCGGGCAACAACCCGCACGACTATTTCGGCTTCATCAATCCGCCCGTGGTGCATGCCTCGACCGTGCTGTTCCCCAATGCCGCCGCGATGGCCGCACGCAACCAGAAATACACCTACGGCACGCGCGGCACACCGACTACCGATGCCCTTGCACAGGCGATCGATGCGCTGGAAGGATCCGCCGGCACGATCGTGGTGCCATCGGGCCTGGCGGCGGTGACCATTCCGCTGCTCGCCTTCGTTTCGGCGGGCGATCATCTGCTGATCGTCGATTCCGTCTATCACCCCACGAGAAACTTCGCCGACACGATGCTGAAGCGGTTGGGCGTCGAGGTCGAGTATTATGCGCCCAATGTCGGCGCCGGCATCGCGGCGTTGATCAAGCCGAACACCAAAGTGGTGTTCACCGAATCGCCGGCCTCCAACACGTTCGAGGTGCAGGATATTCCGGCGATCGCCAAGGCGGCGCATGCGGCCGGCGCCATCGTGATGATGGACAACACCTGGGCGACGCCGCTCTATTTCCGGCCGCTCGACCATGGCGTCGACATCTCGATCCACGCGGCGACGAAATATCCGGCCGGACATTCGGACGTGCTGCTCGGCACGGTCTCGGCCACTGAGGCCTGCTGGAAGCAACTCTACGAGAGCTTTTGCACGCTTGGCTGCTGTGCGGGACCCGACGATGTCTATCAGGTGCTGCGCGGCCTGCGCACCATGGGCGTGCGGCTGGAGCATCATCAGCGCAGCGCACTTGCCATCGCCTCGTGGCTCGAAGGCCAGAAGGGCGTGGCGCGCGTGCTCCACCCTGCCCTTCCCAGCCATCCGGATCACGATCTCTGGAAACGCGACTTCTGCGGTTCGAGCGGCATCTTTTCCATCGTGCTTGCCGGCGGCGACCAGAAGGAGCAGCACGCTTTCCTGGACGCACTGCAGATCTTCGGTCTCGGCTACTCCTGGGGCGGCTATGAGAGCCTTGCGGTACCGGTCTGGCTTGGCGACCGAGTTGTCGCGAAAGGCCCTTATGAAGGTCCGTTGATCCGCTTGCAGATCGGCCTCGAGGATGTCGACGACTTGAAGGCCGACATCCTGCGCGGGCTTGCGGCGGCAGCACGCACGGGCTGACGTCGAAAGCGTCAGCAAAGGGCCGCAGGCCCTTGACGCTGATGACAAAGCGCGAGCCGCTGCCAGCACCCCGGCGAAAGCCGGCACGCAATATTATTCTCCGGCGTCATGACTTTACGGATTTGTTTGACTTTCAAATCGGCGAATTCGGCTGCATTGCGTGTCGCACGCATTCTCGACAGACCCATTCCTCGCAAAGTTCCCCATGACCTTTCGTCTTTTCGTCCCCATCCTCGCCGGCGCGACGCTGCGTGAACGCATCCTGGCCTGTATCGGCGCCACGATCGGCATCGCGCTGACCGGCGTGATCAGCGGGCTGGCGATGGGCGGCGGCCCGCATGTGGCCCTGCTGGTGGCGCCGATGGGCGCATCCGCGGTGCTTCTGTTTGCCGTACCCGCGAGCCCGTTGGCGCAGCCATGGTCGATCATCGGCGGCAATTCCATATCGGCGCTGGTCGGTGTGACCGTCGCACATTTCGTCCATGATCCGGTGATGGCCTCGGGCCTCGCGGTGGCGTTGGCCATCGCCGCGATGTCGTTCACGCGCTGCCTGCATCCGCCGGGGGGCGCCGCCGCGCTGACGGCTGTACTCGGTGGGCCGGCCGTCATCAGCGCGGGCTTCCTGTTCCCATTCGTGCCGGTGGCCTTGAATTCGACCATCCTGGTGGCGCTGGGCTTGCTTTTCCACAAGCTGGCGCGGCGCAATTACCCGCATGTCGCCGCACCGGCCGCCAACAGCCACGGTACCGCTGATCCGCCGGCTCAGCAGCGCGCCGGTTTCCGGCCCGAGGACATCGATGCGGCGCTGACGGCGCTCGACGAGACCTTCGATGTCGACCGCGACGACCTCGAACGACTGCTGCGACAGGTCGAATGGCAGGCCATGGCGCGGTCGCACCGGACGCTGCTGTGCGAGGACATCATGTCGCGCGACGTGGTCTCGGTGCCCGAGCAAGCCACCGCCGACGAGGCACGCCGGCAACTGCTCGATCACAATATCCGCACCTTGCCGGTTGTCGACGCGGATGCCCGGCTGGTTGGCGCCGTCGGCTTGCGCGAACTGACGAAAGCCGTCGATACGGTGAAGGGCGTGATGGCAAAAGCCGGCACCGCCTCGCCCGCGACGCCGGCGATGAGCCTGCTTCCGGCGCTGACCGACGGCCGCAGCCATGCCGTGGTCATCGTCGACGGCGAGCGGCGCATTCTCGGCCTGATCACACAGACCGACCTGCTGGCGGCAGTCGCACGCATACAGACGGCAGGCAAGGAATTGGCGGCTTAACTATTCGTGGCGTGCTGTGACAGACGGTTCCTTTCGGGGCATGTTGAACCATCGTAGTCCCAACCATATCAAAGCAGCCAGGCGGGCTGGCGCGAGGCTTGGGCTGCGTGATGCCGGAATGGAGAACCGCTTGGTCCGGTTGCTTTCAGGGCGCAAGCCGCTGCGTTCGTCCTAGAGGCCCAACGCCAGCCAGGCAGTGCCGACCACGAGCGTGATCAGCGTCAGCGGCAGACCGACCTTGAAGAAGGCGCCGAAAGACAACTGTGTGCCCGCGGCCTTGGATTGTTCGGCGACGATCAGGTTGGCGACCGAGCCGAGCAAGGTGAAGTTGCCGGCGAGCGTGGAACTCATGGCCACCACCAGCCAGGCGCGCTCGGGGTTCTCCAGGCCGGGTATGAATGGCCTGAGCGCCAGCACGGCCGGAACATTGCTCATGATGTTGGACAACACGGCGGTGAAACCCGACAGCCTCCAGACATCGTCGAGCCCGATGTTCTTGGCCGAGGCGATGATATCTGATGTCAGCAGCGTCTTTTCGGCACCGGCAACAACCACGAACAGACCGGCGAACATGAACAGCAGCGGTCCGTCGATCTCGCGGTAGATGCGCGATGGCTTGATGCCGCGGGTGAGCAGCAGAATGGCGCCGCCGATGAGCGCCGCCTTGGCTACGGGAACACCCGCGAAGAAAGCAATGGCCAGCCCGACGCAGACGACCACCGCCTTCAGCACCTGGCCGCGATGCATGCGGCCGCGCGCGACATACGGCGTCAACTCGGCGGTGCGGGTGAATTCGGCCCGGTAGACGATGCGCACAATGATGATGACCGCGACGAGGCCAAAAAGGGCGACCGGCGCGAGCGCCGCCGAAAAGGCCGGATAGGAAATCCCCGACAGCGCGCCGATGACCATGTTCTGGGGATTGCCGGTGATGGTGGCGACGCTGCCGCAGTTCGAAGCGGTGGCGGTGGCGATCAGATAGGGGATCGGGTCGCGGTTGATGACGCGGGTGACGTGGACGACGATCGGCGCCATGACCAGGCAGATGGCGTCGTTGACCAGGAAGGCCGACAGCACGCCGGTCAGGAGCGTCACCATCACCAGGAGCATGAACGGCGCATGTGCATGCTCGATGGCGATTGCGCCGAGACCGCGAAAGGCACCCGACACCTTCAAATGCGCCACCACGATCATCATGCCGAGCAGAAGCGTGATGGTGTCGAGATTGATGGCGCGATAGGCGTCTTCCATGCTGAGTGCGCCGATGGCGATCATCGCCGCGCCGCCAAGCAGCGCAATGCCTGCCCGGTCGAGACGCAAGCCAGGTATGCGCCCGATGGCTACTCCGGCATAGGTGAGGACCAGGATCAGCAGTGCCGCCGCGCCCATCAATGTCATCGGTAGAAGCCCTGCCCGATCTGTCTGCGCACCGATGACGGCCGCCCCGCGATTCACGTGATGTAAGTTTTAGCGCGATGTCGGGATTGATGCCAAACGGCTACGTGGATTGTCCGAGAGTATCTGAAGGCAGATGGCGCCGCTAACGCCGATAGAAATCCAACCGCTGTTGCAGCGCCTGCGGCGAAAACAGTTGCTCGACGGTTTGTCGCGCCTTGCGGCCGACAGTCGCCCGCAGCGCCGGATCGGCTTCAAGCTCGGTCAGTATGCGTGCCGCCTGTTGCGTCGTTTCGAACAGGAAGCCGTTTTCACCATGCCTGATATGGTCGGCATAGCCGCCATGCGAATGGCATACGACGGGCAAACCGCAGGCCATCGCCTCGAATACCACGCGGCCGAACGTCTCCACATGCGAGCCGGTGCGATAGTAGAAGACGTCGAGCGTCGGCAGAAACTGTTCGGCGGCAAATTCACCCTGCGGCAGGAGTTCGAGTTGCGGATGCGGTGCGAGGCTGCCCTTGAGCGGCATGCCGCCCTGAATCCGCACCGCCACGCCATCGGCAAGCAATGCCTGATAGAGTTCCACATCGTCGGCGTGATGCTTGTCCGCCGTGTCGCGGCTCAGCCGTCCCACCGTGAACGGACCGTTTGGCCTTGCCGGCCGTGGCGAGAAGCACTCGATATCGATCGGCGATGCATGGACGACGCCTTTGACCTGCAGCATGCGCCTCTGAAAGTCGGAGATCAGCACCAGTTCGGCACCGGGCCAACCCAGCAAGCGCGGCCTGCGCGTCGTCAGCGCGATCATCTTGGGATGAAAGGTGTTGAAGACATAGATCAGCCGGCGTGGCCGCGGGATCAGATAAGGCCATATCTTGTTGCGCCAATGCGCACCAAGAAAGACATAGATGCCGCCATCCGGCACGTTGCGTGTTGCCGTCGAGACGCGGCGTATCGGAAATTCGCGCATCAGGTCTTCGGATGCGCGTGCCGAGGTTGCCCAGAGGTGCACCTGCGAGTCGGCGCTCAACAGCCGGTACAAGTCCAGGGTTTCGCGCTCACTGCCGCCAAACGGGTTCTGAAAGCCGTTGAATAAATGGATCATGATCGCGGTGCTTACTGGGCTCTACCCCGGGGCGTTTCGCCATTCAATTGCCTGCATCCAAGGGCCGTGCCGTACCCGCGAACCGCACGATCGAGGGGCTTAAGAGGCAGGACTATTTTTGGCGACATTCCATACTTGCCCGGAGGAAGCATACAGACAAGCAAGCGTCAAGGAAGCGGTCAGTGTCCGCTCGCTGCCGAGGCTACCATCAGTGCACGGTGGCGATGCTGGGTGGGGACACCAGGGAGGCTTCCGACGGATCGAAGCTGACCTGATCGCGTCCATTCGATTTCGCGGCATAAAGCCGCCTGTCGGCGGCGGCGAATATTGCCTCGTAGGTCGTCGGCCCGCTGAAGCTGGTGCCGCCGATGCTGACGGAAAGCGGGCAAGAGCGGCCCCCAGGGGAAAAGTCCATTTCGCGTATCCGTCGGCGGATCCCCTCGGCAACCAGCCAGGATTGCGAGGGGTCGACACCGGGAAGAAACACGCCGAACTCCTCGCCGCCGATCCGGCCGACGATATCGCCGCCGCGCAGTTGGCCCTTGATCGCCTGCGCGATCAGTTTGAGCGCCTGGTCGCCGCAATCATGGCCGAGGCGGTCGTTGATCGACTTGAAGTGGTCGGCATCGATGATCAGCAGCGCGCCGGAACGGGTCTCTTCCCGCTTGCGGGTCTGCTCGAGATAGGCCTCGACCAGCATCGAGAAGGCGCCGCGGTTCAGCACCGCCGTCAGGCTGTCCGTCGCGGCGATGACGCTGAGGTCGCGCTGGGCTATCGCCAGTTGGCGGATCTTCCACATCAGGAAAAACAAGAACGAGCCACCCAGCACCAGCGGCAGCAGAAGGTCTGTCAGCTTCGCGCGCCAGACCGCCTCGGGCGAAAGATAGGGGAAATTGAACGAATCGACGAAAAACGCCACGGCAATGCAGAATGCCGTGCCGGCGGCGGTGACGGCGATCACCCTGCCCCAGCTGGTC
Coding sequences within:
- a CDS encoding TIGR02117 family protein gives rise to the protein MKKLLRFLVMLVAAVVLAVALGTLVPRPLWPAAAAGEGTRRILVLKNAIHTDIAIPVDDEVRRRFRFLAYAGLPSDAPEVHYLVFGWGGRAFYLETPTWSQVKALPVFKALTLDASVMHVDVAGDISEPHPDVAGFDVDKDHFAALLDFIEASFQQGPSGPIVIDNAAYSNFDRFYEANGRFNALMGCNTWTAAALRTAGLRTGWWNPLPASLGLSMRLYN
- a CDS encoding amino acid ABC transporter ATP-binding protein, translated to MHISTTDVAIDIVAMHKWYGEFHVLKDINLKVMRGERIVICGPSGSGKSTMIRCINRLEEHQKGKIIVDGKELTNDLKKIDEVRREVGMVFQHFNLFPHLTILENCTLAPIWVRKTPKKQAEEIAMHFLKRVKIPEQANKYPGQLSGGQQQRVAIARSLCMNPRIMLFDEPTSALDPEMIKEVLETMVGLAEEGMTMLCVTHEMGFARKVANRVIFMDQGQIVEQNTPAEFFDHPRHERTKLFLSQILH
- a CDS encoding amino acid ABC transporter permease, which translates into the protein MQEHDLAWVRTEMALAERAPTSERGPVAWVRKNLIATTGDTILTILGVVIVAMILPQVINWAFLSAQWTGPDRTVCATVAQGGIQPDGWSGACWAFVNAKFGQFMFGTYPIEERWRPILVAILFAALLVPMLIPRVPRKGLNAILLFLVLPIVAFFLLVGGMFGLPHVETSRWGGLLITLSLSFVGIAVSLPLGTVLALGRRSKMPIVKMLCIIFIEAVRGIPLITVLFFVSVMLPLFLPAGVTFDKYLRALIGVSLFAAAYMAEVVRGGLQAIPKGQYEGADSLGLGYWQKMGLIVLPQALKLVIPGIVNTFIGMFKDTSLVLIISMFDLLGIVKQNFSDANWATAQTAKSGLVFAAFIFWLFCFGMSRYSMYTERRLDTGYKR
- a CDS encoding amino acid ABC transporter permease, with product MASQEILSEEPNRGSFINDPRIRSLLFQTLVVILLFGSIWWVVNNVIDNLQRLHIASGFGFLKGRAGFDISQTPIAYTSDSTYGRAIIVGLINTIIVAVVGIITATIIGFVVGIGRLSHNWLIQKICTVYVEIFRNIPPLLVIFFWYSGVLAVLPAPRDSYHLPFGSFLNQRGFYFPSAIWGDGSWLILVALVVALAMAWFVAHRARQRQLTTGQQFPVFWTSVGLIVGLPLLAYALSGFPVTFDFPKQSTFNLTGGFQVKPEFLSLYLALSCYTAAFIAEIVRAGIRGVSKGQTEAAAALGLRSGSVLRLVVVPQAMRIVIPPLTSQYLNLTKNSSLAIAIGYPDLTATAGTVLNQTGQAVEGVLIMMVAYLILSLVTSAVMNVVNARMALVER
- a CDS encoding amino acid ABC transporter substrate-binding protein — its product is MKHIAIGILGAATLGLMASAASAGTLDTVKAKGFIQCGVSTGLAGFSAPDDKGDWKGLDADFCRAVAAAVFGDGSKVKFTPLSAKERFTALQSGEIDLLSRNTTWTSNRDSALGLDFVGVTYYDGQGFMINAKKLPGVNSALQLSGAAVCVQSGTTTELNLADYFKKNKMEYNPVVFEKLEEVNAAYDSGRCDVYTTDQSGLYGIRLTLASPADHVVLPEIISKEPLGPAVRQGDDQWAHVVRWTYFALLNAEEAGVTQANVDEMKTSNDPNIQRMLGTEPDGKYGSDLGLSNDWVVNIIKAVGNYGEMFERNVGSGSPLKIARGINALWTKGGLQYGPPIR
- a CDS encoding cystathionine beta-lyase → MAKDGSEQGSRKMGINTRLAHSGNNPHDYFGFINPPVVHASTVLFPNAAAMAARNQKYTYGTRGTPTTDALAQAIDALEGSAGTIVVPSGLAAVTIPLLAFVSAGDHLLIVDSVYHPTRNFADTMLKRLGVEVEYYAPNVGAGIAALIKPNTKVVFTESPASNTFEVQDIPAIAKAAHAAGAIVMMDNTWATPLYFRPLDHGVDISIHAATKYPAGHSDVLLGTVSATEACWKQLYESFCTLGCCAGPDDVYQVLRGLRTMGVRLEHHQRSALAIASWLEGQKGVARVLHPALPSHPDHDLWKRDFCGSSGIFSIVLAGGDQKEQHAFLDALQIFGLGYSWGGYESLAVPVWLGDRVVAKGPYEGPLIRLQIGLEDVDDLKADILRGLAAAARTG
- a CDS encoding HPP family protein; protein product: MTFRLFVPILAGATLRERILACIGATIGIALTGVISGLAMGGGPHVALLVAPMGASAVLLFAVPASPLAQPWSIIGGNSISALVGVTVAHFVHDPVMASGLAVALAIAAMSFTRCLHPPGGAAALTAVLGGPAVISAGFLFPFVPVALNSTILVALGLLFHKLARRNYPHVAAPAANSHGTADPPAQQRAGFRPEDIDAALTALDETFDVDRDDLERLLRQVEWQAMARSHRTLLCEDIMSRDVVSVPEQATADEARRQLLDHNIRTLPVVDADARLVGAVGLRELTKAVDTVKGVMAKAGTASPATPAMSLLPALTDGRSHAVVIVDGERRILGLITQTDLLAAVARIQTAGKELAA
- a CDS encoding anion transporter, producing the protein MTLMGAAALLILVLTYAGVAIGRIPGLRLDRAGIALLGGAAMIAIGALSMEDAYRAINLDTITLLLGMMIVVAHLKVSGAFRGLGAIAIEHAHAPFMLLVMVTLLTGVLSAFLVNDAICLVMAPIVVHVTRVINRDPIPYLIATATASNCGSVATITGNPQNMVIGALSGISYPAFSAALAPVALFGLVAVIIIVRIVYRAEFTRTAELTPYVARGRMHRGQVLKAVVVCVGLAIAFFAGVPVAKAALIGGAILLLTRGIKPSRIYREIDGPLLFMFAGLFVVVAGAEKTLLTSDIIASAKNIGLDDVWRLSGFTAVLSNIMSNVPAVLALRPFIPGLENPERAWLVVAMSSTLAGNFTLLGSVANLIVAEQSKAAGTQLSFGAFFKVGLPLTLITLVVGTAWLALGL
- a CDS encoding glycosyltransferase family 4 protein, producing MIHLFNGFQNPFGGSERETLDLYRLLSADSQVHLWATSARASEDLMREFPIRRVSTATRNVPDGGIYVFLGAHWRNKIWPYLIPRPRRLIYVFNTFHPKMIALTTRRPRLLGWPGAELVLISDFQRRMLQVKGVVHASPIDIECFSPRPARPNGPFTVGRLSRDTADKHHADDVELYQALLADGVAVRIQGGMPLKGSLAPHPQLELLPQGEFAAEQFLPTLDVFYYRTGSHVETFGRVVFEAMACGLPVVCHSHGGYADHIRHGENGFLFETTQQAARILTELEADPALRATVGRKARQTVEQLFSPQALQQRLDFYRR
- a CDS encoding GGDEF domain-containing protein, coding for MKLDLSPTSWGRVIAVTAAGTAFCIAVAFFVDSFNFPYLSPEAVWRAKLTDLLLPLVLGGSFLFFLMWKIRQLAIAQRDLSVIAATDSLTAVLNRGAFSMLVEAYLEQTRKREETRSGALLIIDADHFKSINDRLGHDCGDQALKLIAQAIKGQLRGGDIVGRIGGEEFGVFLPGVDPSQSWLVAEGIRRRIREMDFSPGGRSCPLSVSIGGTSFSGPTTYEAIFAAADRRLYAAKSNGRDQVSFDPSEASLVSPPSIATVH